In Kitasatospora sp. NA04385, a single genomic region encodes these proteins:
- a CDS encoding cold-shock protein: MAQGTVKWFNAEKGYGFIAVDGGADVFVHYSAIQMDGYRTLEEGQRVEFEISQGQKGPQADMVRAAGA; the protein is encoded by the coding sequence ATGGCTCAGGGCACCGTCAAGTGGTTCAACGCCGAGAAGGGCTACGGCTTCATCGCGGTCGACGGTGGAGCGGACGTGTTCGTCCACTACAGCGCGATCCAGATGGACGGCTACCGCACCCTGGAAGAGGGCCAGCGGGTCGAGTTCGAGATCTCGCAGGGTCAGAAGGGTCCGCAGGCCGACATGGTCCGCGCCGCCGGCGCCTGA
- the groL gene encoding chaperonin GroEL (60 kDa chaperone family; promotes refolding of misfolded polypeptides especially under stressful conditions; forms two stacked rings of heptamers to form a barrel-shaped 14mer; ends can be capped by GroES; misfolded proteins enter the barrel where they are refolded when GroES binds) produces MAKIIAFDEEARRGLERGMNQLADAVKVTLGPKGRNVVLEKKWGAPTITNDGVSIAKEIELEDPYEKIGAELVKEVAKKTDDVAGDGTTTATVLAQALVREGLRNVAAGANPMALKRGIEKAVAAVSDQLLAQAKDVETKEQIASTASISAADTQIGELIAEAMDKVGKEGVITVEESNTFGLELELTEGMRFDKGYISAYFATDLERMEASFEDPYILIANSKISSVKDLLPLLEKVMQSGKPLVIIAEDVEGEALSTLVVNKIRGTFKSVAVKAPGFGDRRKAMLGDIAILTGGTVISEEVGLKLENAGVDLLGTARKVVITKDETTIVDGGGDSDQVAGRVNQIRAEIENSDSDYDREKLQERLAKLAGGVAVIKAGAATEVELKERKHRIEDAVRNAKAAVEEGIVAGGGVALLQAGVAFDKLELEGDEATGANIVRVALEAPIKQIATNAGLEGGVVVEKVRNLPAGHGLNAATNEYVDLVASGIIDPAKVTRSALQNAASIAALFLTTEAVIADKPEKAAAAAGGGMPGGDMDF; encoded by the coding sequence ATGGCCAAGATCATCGCCTTTGACGAGGAAGCCCGCCGCGGCCTTGAGCGTGGCATGAACCAGCTTGCCGACGCCGTGAAGGTCACGCTCGGCCCCAAGGGTCGCAACGTCGTCCTGGAGAAGAAGTGGGGCGCCCCCACGATCACCAACGACGGTGTCTCCATCGCCAAGGAGATCGAGCTCGAGGACCCGTACGAGAAGATCGGCGCCGAGCTGGTCAAGGAGGTCGCCAAGAAGACCGACGACGTCGCGGGTGACGGCACCACCACCGCCACCGTGCTGGCCCAGGCGCTCGTCCGCGAGGGTCTGCGCAACGTCGCCGCCGGCGCCAACCCGATGGCCCTCAAGCGCGGCATCGAGAAGGCCGTCGCCGCCGTCTCCGACCAGCTGCTGGCCCAGGCCAAGGACGTGGAGACCAAGGAGCAGATCGCCTCCACCGCCTCCATCTCGGCCGCCGACACCCAGATCGGCGAGCTCATCGCCGAGGCCATGGACAAGGTCGGCAAGGAAGGCGTCATCACCGTCGAGGAGAGCAACACCTTCGGCCTGGAGCTCGAGCTCACCGAGGGCATGCGCTTCGACAAGGGCTACATCTCCGCCTACTTCGCCACCGACCTGGAGCGCATGGAGGCGAGCTTCGAGGACCCGTACATCCTCATCGCCAACTCCAAGATCTCCTCGGTCAAGGACCTCCTCCCGCTGCTGGAGAAGGTCATGCAGAGCGGCAAGCCGCTCGTCATCATCGCCGAGGACGTGGAGGGCGAGGCCCTCTCGACCCTGGTCGTGAACAAGATCCGCGGCACCTTCAAGTCCGTCGCCGTCAAGGCCCCGGGCTTCGGCGACCGCCGCAAGGCCATGCTCGGCGACATCGCCATCCTGACCGGCGGCACCGTGATCTCCGAGGAGGTCGGCCTCAAGCTGGAGAACGCCGGCGTCGACCTGCTCGGCACCGCCCGCAAGGTCGTCATCACCAAGGACGAGACCACCATCGTCGACGGCGGCGGCGACAGCGACCAGGTCGCCGGCCGGGTCAACCAGATCCGCGCCGAGATCGAGAACTCCGACTCGGACTACGACCGCGAGAAGCTCCAGGAGCGCCTCGCCAAGCTGGCCGGCGGCGTGGCCGTCATCAAGGCCGGCGCGGCCACCGAGGTCGAGCTCAAGGAGCGCAAGCACCGCATCGAGGACGCGGTGCGCAACGCCAAGGCCGCCGTCGAGGAGGGCATCGTCGCCGGTGGCGGCGTCGCCCTGCTGCAGGCCGGTGTCGCGTTCGACAAGCTGGAGCTGGAGGGCGACGAGGCCACCGGTGCCAACATCGTCCGGGTGGCCCTGGAGGCCCCGATCAAGCAGATCGCGACCAACGCCGGCCTCGAGGGCGGCGTCGTGGTCGAGAAGGTCCGCAACCTGCCCGCCGGCCACGGCCTGAACGCCGCGACCAACGAGTACGTCGACCTGGTCGCCTCCGGCATCATCGACCCGGCCAAGGTCACCCGCTCCGCGCTGCAGAACGCCGCCTCCATCGCGGCGCTGTTCCTCACCACCGAGGCCGTCATCGCCGACAAGCCGGAGAAGGCCGCCGCGGCCGCCGGCGGCGGCATGCCGGGCGGTGACATGGACTTCTGA
- a CDS encoding ABC transporter ATP-binding protein, whose translation MTGSNAQAVLRLEGVGRVHGRGAAEVHALHPVDLEVRAGEFLAVMGPSGSGKSTLLALAGGLDRPSRGRVLVEGAPLEGLSRARLADVRRRSVGYVFQSYNLLPALTAAENIALPRELEGVSARTARAEALTVLEELGIGELADRFPEDMSGGQQQRVAIGRALSGQRRLVLADEPTGALDSATGEAVLEVLRARCDAGAAVMMVTHDASHASWADRVVFLRDGRIDEEAVRR comes from the coding sequence ATGACCGGATCGAACGCGCAGGCCGTACTGCGCCTGGAGGGGGTCGGCCGGGTGCACGGCCGGGGCGCGGCCGAGGTGCACGCGCTGCACCCGGTCGACCTGGAGGTGCGGGCCGGGGAGTTCCTGGCGGTGATGGGCCCGTCCGGCTCGGGGAAGTCCACCCTGCTCGCACTGGCCGGCGGCCTGGACCGGCCCTCCCGCGGGCGGGTGCTGGTGGAGGGCGCCCCGCTGGAGGGGCTGAGCCGGGCCCGGCTGGCCGACGTGCGCCGCCGCTCGGTGGGCTACGTGTTCCAGTCGTACAACCTGCTCCCGGCCCTGACCGCGGCCGAGAACATCGCGCTGCCCCGCGAGCTGGAGGGGGTCTCCGCCCGCACCGCCCGCGCCGAGGCGCTGACCGTGCTGGAGGAGCTGGGCATCGGCGAACTCGCCGACCGCTTCCCGGAGGACATGTCGGGCGGCCAGCAGCAGCGGGTCGCGATCGGCCGGGCCCTGTCCGGGCAGCGCCGGCTGGTGCTGGCCGACGAGCCCACCGGGGCGCTGGACTCGGCCACCGGCGAGGCGGTGCTGGAGGTGCTGCGGGCCCGCTGCGACGCCGGGGCGGCCGTCATGATGGTCACCCACGACGCCTCCCACGCCTCCTGGGCGGACCGGGTGGTCTTCCTGCGCGACGGCCGGATCGACGAAGAGGCGGTGCGCCGATGA
- a CDS encoding FtsX-like permease family protein codes for MSALRAVLRIARRDAWRAKGRSALVAAMIALPVLGATGVDVVHRSGQLTAEQRADRLMGRADALVGAYDPGWTIEQAVFPADGVRTLPKRPDAEPSAEQRRAADTEPTTLLGELLPPGSTLTPARTGPVASVRTVDGLAPADTFEADLTGGLWQGRIDLVSGRAPAAPHEAAATRAFLSTTGLRIGDRVTVRGLESTPFTLTGTVEHPADLNAVELVARPGELYRQLDEAQAAAGLAPQAPSAEQAAARKAAWLVTLPAGTLLDWSRVRQLNAHGYTMAARQVAAHPPAEALERQEAVGAQGERERALMTAATTAAMALLEVALLAGPAFAVGARRARRQLALLGAAGGRPGHVRAVVLGGGLVLGAVGAALGALLGAGLVAVLRTRLEEWGGSRFGQLTLRPTELLAIAAVGVVTAVLAALLPALQAGRREVLAGLTDRDPVRRASRRTPLLGLAAVLLGAALALYGAVAGPVAGPPVLAGLSVRTLSVLGGAVLAELGLLLFTPLLLALLGRLARRLPVGPRLALRDAARHRSRTAPAVAAVLAAVAGAVAVGVHSTGAEAQDRAGYRLEQPVGAVRLTVHGDVNALPQLRAALPQDLPDLGERADLYQAKYVFCDGCWGLVYAEGGQRYGAAVTTEAVVGDAPVLHNLLALHDPRAEQALLAGKAVVTDPSYLHDGQAVLRTQGEAGAPKELRVDAVLVERPVGQRYAPLVLTPDTVRRLGLEAEPAGAVWLPSAPVGERARQRAAATVARLAPYAEFHVERGFVPEDSTVRVALGGFAGLVVLGAAVVSTALAAADARRERALLSAIGARPRTRRTVAGLQAGLIALLGAVLGTVSGLVPAFALLRSRAAGVMGGPAVSLADVPWATVALLTLALPLLAGLLGALRRDDLAGIDRR; via the coding sequence ATGAGCGCCCTGCGGGCGGTGCTGCGGATCGCGCGCCGCGACGCCTGGCGGGCCAAGGGCCGCAGCGCCCTGGTCGCCGCGATGATCGCGCTGCCGGTGCTCGGCGCGACCGGCGTCGACGTGGTGCACCGCAGCGGACAGCTGACCGCCGAGCAGCGCGCCGACCGGCTGATGGGCCGGGCCGACGCCCTGGTCGGCGCGTACGACCCGGGCTGGACGATCGAGCAGGCGGTCTTCCCCGCCGACGGCGTCCGCACCCTGCCGAAGCGCCCCGACGCCGAGCCGAGCGCCGAGCAGCGGCGCGCCGCCGACACCGAACCGACCACCCTGCTCGGCGAGTTGCTGCCGCCCGGCAGCACCCTGACCCCGGCCCGCACCGGCCCGGTCGCCTCGGTGCGGACCGTCGACGGGCTGGCCCCCGCCGACACCTTCGAGGCCGACCTGACCGGCGGCCTCTGGCAGGGCCGGATCGACCTGGTGTCCGGCCGGGCCCCCGCCGCCCCGCACGAGGCCGCCGCCACCCGGGCCTTCCTGTCCACCACCGGGCTGCGGATCGGCGACCGCGTCACCGTCCGCGGCCTGGAGTCCACCCCGTTCACCCTGACCGGCACCGTCGAGCACCCCGCGGACCTGAACGCCGTCGAACTCGTCGCCCGCCCGGGCGAGTTGTACCGGCAGCTGGACGAGGCGCAGGCCGCCGCCGGGCTCGCCCCGCAGGCCCCGTCCGCCGAGCAGGCCGCCGCCCGCAAGGCCGCCTGGCTGGTCACCCTGCCCGCCGGCACCTTGCTCGACTGGTCCCGGGTGCGGCAGCTCAACGCGCACGGCTACACCATGGCCGCCCGCCAGGTCGCCGCCCACCCGCCCGCCGAGGCGCTGGAGCGGCAGGAGGCCGTCGGCGCGCAGGGCGAACGCGAACGCGCCCTGATGACCGCCGCCACCACCGCCGCGATGGCGCTGCTGGAGGTCGCCCTGCTGGCCGGGCCGGCCTTCGCGGTCGGCGCCCGCCGGGCCCGCCGCCAGCTCGCGCTGCTCGGCGCGGCCGGCGGTCGGCCCGGGCACGTGCGGGCCGTGGTGCTCGGCGGCGGCCTGGTGCTCGGCGCCGTCGGCGCCGCACTCGGCGCGCTGCTCGGCGCCGGGCTGGTGGCCGTGCTGCGCACCCGGCTGGAGGAGTGGGGCGGCAGCCGGTTCGGACAGCTGACGCTGCGCCCGACCGAACTGCTGGCGATCGCCGCCGTCGGCGTCGTCACCGCCGTGCTGGCGGCCCTGCTGCCCGCGCTCCAGGCCGGCCGCCGCGAGGTGCTCGCCGGGCTCACCGACCGGGACCCGGTGCGCCGCGCCTCCCGCCGCACCCCGCTGCTCGGCCTGGCCGCCGTCCTGCTGGGCGCCGCGCTGGCGCTGTACGGGGCGGTCGCCGGACCGGTCGCCGGACCGCCGGTGCTGGCCGGGCTGAGCGTGCGCACGCTGTCCGTGCTGGGCGGCGCGGTGCTCGCCGAACTCGGACTGCTGCTCTTCACCCCGCTGCTGCTGGCCCTGCTCGGCCGGCTCGCCCGCCGACTGCCGGTCGGCCCCCGGCTGGCGCTGCGCGACGCCGCCCGGCACCGCTCGCGCACCGCGCCCGCGGTGGCCGCCGTGCTCGCCGCGGTGGCCGGCGCCGTCGCGGTCGGCGTGCACTCCACCGGCGCGGAGGCCCAGGACCGGGCCGGCTACCGGCTGGAACAGCCCGTCGGCGCCGTCCGGCTCACCGTGCACGGCGACGTGAACGCGCTGCCGCAGCTGCGCGCCGCCCTGCCGCAGGACCTGCCGGACCTCGGCGAACGCGCGGACCTCTACCAGGCCAAGTACGTGTTCTGCGACGGATGTTGGGGCTTGGTCTACGCCGAGGGCGGCCAGCGCTACGGGGCGGCCGTCACCACCGAGGCCGTGGTCGGGGACGCCCCCGTGCTGCACAACCTGCTGGCGCTGCACGACCCGCGCGCGGAGCAGGCGCTGCTGGCCGGGAAGGCCGTGGTCACCGACCCGTCCTACCTGCACGACGGGCAGGCCGTGCTGCGGACGCAGGGCGAGGCGGGCGCGCCCAAGGAGCTGCGGGTGGACGCGGTGCTGGTCGAGCGCCCGGTCGGGCAGCGCTACGCGCCGCTGGTGCTCACCCCCGACACGGTCCGCCGGCTGGGCCTGGAGGCCGAGCCCGCCGGGGCGGTCTGGCTGCCGTCCGCGCCGGTCGGCGAGCGGGCCCGGCAGCGCGCCGCCGCCACCGTCGCCCGGCTCGCCCCGTACGCCGAGTTCCACGTGGAGCGCGGCTTCGTCCCGGAGGACAGCACGGTGCGGGTCGCGCTCGGCGGCTTCGCCGGGCTGGTGGTGCTCGGCGCGGCCGTGGTCTCCACCGCGCTGGCCGCCGCCGACGCCCGCCGCGAACGCGCCCTGCTCTCGGCGATCGGCGCCCGCCCGCGCACCCGGCGCACCGTCGCCGGACTGCAGGCCGGTCTGATCGCCCTGCTCGGCGCGGTGCTGGGCACCGTCAGCGGCCTCGTCCCGGCCTTCGCCCTGCTGCGCTCCCGGGCCGCCGGGGTGATGGGCGGGCCCGCGGTGAGCCTCGCCGACGTGCCCTGGGCGACCGTCGCGCTGCTCACCCTGGCCCTGCCGCTGCTGGCCGGGCTGCTCGGGGCGCTGCGCCGGGACGACCTCGCCGGGATCGACCGCAGGTAG
- a CDS encoding PadR family transcriptional regulator gives MTERAMQEPTLLLLTALADAPRHGYALIQEIDAISGGRVKMRTGTLYGALDRLLQQGLIEVAAEEIVDGRARRTYALTTGGRGLLAAEAERLRAVAAEAQRRLGGAPAPRGVTA, from the coding sequence ATGACCGAACGCGCCATGCAGGAGCCCACCCTGCTGCTGCTCACCGCCCTCGCGGACGCCCCCCGGCACGGGTACGCGCTGATCCAGGAGATCGACGCGATCTCCGGGGGGCGGGTGAAGATGCGCACCGGCACGCTGTACGGCGCGCTCGACCGGCTGCTCCAGCAGGGCCTGATCGAGGTCGCCGCCGAGGAGATCGTCGACGGCCGGGCCCGCCGCACCTACGCCCTCACCACCGGCGGGCGCGGCCTGCTCGCCGCCGAGGCCGAACGCCTGCGCGCGGTCGCCGCCGAGGCCCAGCGCCGCCTCGGCGGCGCCCCCGCACCCCGGGGGGTCACCGCATGA
- a CDS encoding copper homeostasis protein CutC, giving the protein MSRPMFEVIALTPQDARAAESGGADRLELVTDMAADGLTPSTRDFAAIRAAVDLPLRVMLRIRDGFAPGDLDDLLARTAALRAEGAEEFVLGFLTPDGAVDLAATRAVAEAVSGCRWTFHRAIDHSADRSEVRAAVADLPGLDTFLTSGAAAGVDAGREVLIGELAKSGEPGYRPRILVGGGLRAEHVPELLAAGFDAFHIGGAVREGGWTGAVDPAKVAEWRELIGG; this is encoded by the coding sequence ATGTCTAGACCAATGTTCGAAGTCATCGCGCTGACCCCCCAGGACGCCCGGGCCGCCGAGTCGGGCGGCGCCGACCGCCTCGAACTGGTCACCGACATGGCCGCCGACGGGCTCACCCCGTCGACCCGCGACTTCGCCGCGATCCGCGCCGCCGTCGACCTCCCGCTGCGCGTCATGCTCCGCATCCGCGACGGCTTCGCCCCCGGCGACCTCGACGACCTGCTCGCCCGCACCGCGGCGCTGCGGGCCGAGGGCGCCGAGGAGTTCGTGCTCGGCTTCCTCACCCCGGACGGCGCGGTCGACCTCGCCGCGACCCGGGCCGTCGCCGAAGCCGTCTCCGGCTGCCGCTGGACCTTCCACCGGGCCATCGACCACAGCGCCGACCGCTCCGAGGTCCGCGCCGCCGTCGCCGACCTCCCCGGCCTCGACACCTTCCTCACCTCCGGCGCGGCCGCCGGCGTCGACGCGGGCCGCGAGGTCCTGATCGGCGAGCTCGCCAAGTCCGGCGAGCCCGGCTACCGCCCGCGGATCCTGGTGGGCGGCGGCCTGCGCGCCGAGCACGTCCCCGAGCTGCTCGCCGCCGGTTTCGACGCCTTCCACATCGGCGGCGCGGTCCGCGAGGGCGGCTGGACCGGCGCGGTCGACCCGGCGAAGGTCGCCGAGTGGCGCGAGCTCATCGGCGGCTGA
- a CDS encoding AAA family ATPase, whose protein sequence is MHSPTPTEPLAADTDPLGRERSHLAASRAALKAMREDVEALDLRDVAGTWVSAQVLQKQIDERIKALADLAHTPLFFGRLDYLHAISEAESEGSGGERFYIGRRHVHDAGGDPMVIDWRAPVSQPFYRASRTEPLDVAKRRRFGYTGGELTAYEDENLSDPDEADRGSALLAAEIEKPRVGPMRDIVATIQPEQDEIVRADVTGTVCVQGAPGTGKTAVGLHRVAYLLYAHRERLARTGTLVVGPNRSFLQYIEQVLPALGELDVAQATVQELVGHVEVRGTDSAETARIKGDARMARVLRNAVRAGITVPTEPCVVVRGSRRWRVPAYELAEIVRELADREIRYGAALEALPQRIAHAVLVKMEQGGEAPDDRVQDAVARNAAVKATVKACWPAVDPVKLVHRLLGDADFLAAAADGVLDAEEQAALRWAKPPRSARTAPWSVADAVLIDEAADLVHRTPSLGHVVVDEAQDLSPMQYRAVGRRCTTGSATVLGDLAQGTTPWATGSWPEALHHLGKDGAHVEELTQGFRVPGEVIAYASRLLPAIAPGLAPATSVRDLPGSLALRHVPDGLDGAVLDACRAALRHEGSVGLIAADARIPALARALAAAGLPFLDPGTETTAESRLTLVPASLAKGLEYDHVVLDEPAAIVAGEPDHRTGLRRLYVSLTRAVSGLTVLHAQPLPAELD, encoded by the coding sequence GTGCACTCCCCCACCCCCACCGAGCCGCTCGCCGCCGACACCGACCCGCTCGGCCGCGAACGCTCCCACCTGGCCGCCTCCCGGGCCGCGCTGAAGGCGATGCGCGAGGACGTCGAGGCGCTCGACCTGCGCGACGTGGCCGGCACCTGGGTGTCCGCCCAGGTGCTGCAGAAGCAGATCGACGAGCGGATCAAGGCCCTCGCCGACCTCGCGCACACCCCGCTGTTCTTCGGCCGCCTCGACTACCTGCACGCGATCAGCGAGGCCGAGTCCGAGGGCAGCGGCGGCGAGCGCTTCTACATCGGCCGCCGGCACGTGCACGACGCCGGCGGCGACCCGATGGTGATCGACTGGCGCGCGCCGGTCTCCCAGCCGTTCTACCGGGCCAGCCGCACCGAGCCGCTGGACGTCGCCAAGCGCCGCCGCTTCGGCTACACCGGCGGCGAGCTGACCGCCTACGAGGACGAGAACCTCTCCGACCCCGACGAGGCCGACCGCGGCTCCGCGCTGCTCGCCGCCGAGATCGAGAAGCCCCGCGTCGGCCCGATGCGCGACATCGTCGCCACCATCCAGCCCGAGCAGGACGAGATCGTCCGCGCCGACGTCACCGGCACCGTCTGCGTCCAGGGCGCCCCCGGCACCGGGAAGACCGCCGTCGGCCTGCACCGCGTCGCCTACCTGCTGTACGCGCACCGCGAGCGGCTGGCCCGCACCGGCACCCTGGTGGTCGGCCCGAACCGCTCCTTCCTGCAGTACATCGAGCAGGTGCTGCCCGCCCTCGGCGAGCTGGACGTCGCCCAGGCCACCGTGCAGGAGCTGGTCGGCCACGTCGAGGTGCGCGGCACCGACAGCGCCGAAACCGCCCGGATCAAGGGCGACGCCCGGATGGCCCGGGTGCTGCGCAACGCCGTGCGCGCCGGGATCACCGTGCCCACCGAGCCCTGCGTGGTCGTCCGCGGCTCCCGCCGCTGGCGGGTGCCCGCGTACGAGCTGGCGGAGATCGTCCGGGAGCTGGCGGACCGCGAGATCCGCTACGGGGCCGCCCTGGAGGCCCTGCCGCAGCGGATCGCGCACGCCGTCCTGGTCAAGATGGAGCAGGGCGGCGAGGCCCCGGACGACCGGGTGCAGGACGCCGTCGCCCGCAACGCCGCGGTCAAGGCCACCGTCAAGGCGTGCTGGCCCGCCGTCGACCCGGTCAAGCTGGTGCACCGGCTGCTCGGCGACGCCGACTTCCTGGCCGCCGCCGCGGACGGCGTGCTGGACGCCGAGGAGCAGGCCGCCCTGCGCTGGGCCAAGCCCCCGCGCTCCGCCCGCACCGCGCCCTGGTCCGTCGCCGACGCCGTGCTGATCGACGAGGCCGCCGACCTGGTGCACCGCACCCCCTCGCTCGGCCACGTGGTGGTCGACGAGGCCCAGGACCTCTCCCCCATGCAGTACCGGGCGGTCGGCCGCCGCTGCACCACCGGCTCCGCGACCGTCCTCGGCGACCTCGCCCAGGGCACCACCCCGTGGGCCACCGGCAGTTGGCCGGAGGCCCTGCACCACCTCGGCAAGGACGGCGCGCACGTCGAGGAGCTCACCCAGGGCTTCCGCGTCCCCGGCGAGGTGATCGCCTACGCCTCCCGGCTGCTGCCCGCCATCGCCCCCGGCCTGGCCCCCGCCACCTCCGTCCGCGACCTGCCCGGCTCGCTGGCCCTGCGGCACGTCCCGGACGGGCTGGACGGCGCCGTCCTGGACGCCTGCCGCGCGGCGCTGCGGCACGAGGGCTCGGTCGGCCTGATCGCGGCGGACGCCAGGATCCCGGCCCTCGCCCGGGCGCTGGCCGCCGCGGGGCTGCCCTTCCTCGACCCGGGCACCGAGACCACCGCCGAGTCCCGGCTCACCCTCGTCCCGGCCTCGCTGGCCAAGGGCCTGGAGTACGACCACGTGGTCCTCGACGAACCCGCCGCGATCGTCGCGGGCGAGCCCGACCACCGCACCGGCCTGCGCCGCCTCTACGTCTCGCTGACCCGCGCGGTCTCCGGCCTGACGGTCCTGCACGCGCAGCCGCTGCCGGCCGAACTGGACTGA
- a CDS encoding DNA repair helicase XPB, giving the protein MDGPLIVQSDKTLLLEIDHPRAAECRRVIAPFAELERAPEHVHTYRVTPLGLWNARAAGHDAEQVVDALVEYSRYPVPHALLVDVADTMARYGRLQLQKHPVHGLVLTTTDRPVLEEVLRSKKIAPLVGSRIDPDTVLVHPSERGQIKQVLLKLGWPAEDHAGYVDGEAHPIDLREDGWQLRPYQRHAVDGFWHGGSGVVVLPCGAGKTLVGAAAMAEAKSTTLILVTNTVSARQWKHELVRRTSLTEDEIGEYSGTRKEIRPVTIATYQVMTTKRKGVYAHLELFDARNWGLVVYDEVHLLPAPVFKFTADLQARRRLGLTATLVREDGREGDVFSLIGPKRFDAPWKEIEAQGYIAPADCCEVRVTLTDSERLAYATAEPEEKYRFCSTTATKRRVVERLVEKHAGDQTLVIGQYIDQLDELGEALDAPVIKGETSNAQREKLFEAFRSKEIGVLVVSKVANFSIDLPEATVAIQVSGTFGSRQEEAQRLGRVLRPKADGHAAHFYSVVARDTVDQDFAAHRQRFLAEQGYAYRIVDADDL; this is encoded by the coding sequence GTGGACGGACCGCTGATCGTGCAGAGCGACAAGACGCTGCTGTTGGAGATCGACCATCCGCGGGCGGCGGAGTGCCGACGGGTGATCGCGCCGTTCGCCGAGCTCGAACGGGCGCCGGAGCACGTGCACACGTACCGGGTGACGCCGCTGGGGCTGTGGAACGCGCGGGCGGCCGGGCACGACGCGGAGCAGGTGGTGGACGCGCTGGTGGAGTACTCGCGCTACCCGGTGCCGCACGCCCTGCTGGTGGACGTCGCGGACACCATGGCGCGCTACGGGCGGCTGCAGCTGCAGAAGCACCCGGTGCACGGGCTGGTGCTGACCACCACCGACCGGCCGGTGCTGGAGGAGGTGCTGCGCTCGAAGAAGATCGCCCCGCTGGTCGGGTCCCGGATCGACCCGGACACCGTGCTGGTGCACCCCTCGGAGCGCGGGCAGATCAAGCAGGTGCTGCTCAAGCTCGGCTGGCCGGCCGAGGACCACGCCGGGTACGTGGACGGCGAGGCGCACCCGATCGACCTGCGCGAGGACGGCTGGCAGCTGCGCCCGTACCAGCGGCACGCGGTGGACGGCTTCTGGCACGGCGGCTCCGGCGTGGTCGTGCTGCCCTGCGGCGCGGGCAAGACGCTGGTCGGCGCGGCGGCGATGGCGGAGGCCAAGTCGACCACGCTGATCCTGGTCACCAACACCGTCTCGGCCCGGCAGTGGAAGCACGAGCTGGTGAGGCGGACCTCGCTGACCGAGGACGAGATCGGCGAGTACAGCGGCACCCGCAAGGAGATCCGCCCGGTCACCATCGCCACGTACCAGGTGATGACGACCAAGCGGAAGGGCGTGTACGCGCACCTGGAGCTGTTCGACGCCCGCAACTGGGGCCTGGTGGTCTACGACGAGGTGCACCTGCTGCCCGCGCCGGTGTTCAAGTTCACCGCGGACCTGCAGGCCCGCCGCCGGCTCGGCCTGACCGCGACGCTGGTGCGCGAGGACGGCCGCGAGGGCGACGTGTTCTCGCTGATCGGCCCGAAGCGGTTCGACGCCCCGTGGAAGGAGATCGAGGCGCAGGGCTACATCGCGCCCGCCGACTGCTGCGAGGTCCGGGTGACGCTGACCGACTCCGAGCGGCTGGCGTACGCGACGGCCGAGCCGGAGGAGAAGTACCGGTTCTGCTCGACCACGGCGACCAAGCGCCGGGTGGTGGAGCGGCTGGTGGAGAAGCACGCGGGCGACCAGACCCTGGTGATCGGCCAGTACATCGACCAGCTGGACGAGCTGGGCGAGGCGCTGGACGCCCCGGTGATCAAGGGCGAGACCTCGAACGCGCAGCGGGAGAAGCTGTTCGAGGCGTTCCGCTCGAAGGAGATCGGCGTGCTGGTGGTCTCCAAGGTCGCGAACTTCTCGATCGACCTGCCGGAGGCCACCGTCGCGATCCAGGTGTCGGGCACCTTCGGCTCCCGCCAGGAGGAGGCCCAGCGGCTGGGCCGGGTGCTGCGTCCGAAGGCGGACGGGCACGCGGCGCACTTCTACTCGGTGGTCGCCCGGGACACCGTCGACCAGGACTTCGCGGCGCACCGCCAGCGCTTCCTGGCGGAGCAGGGCTACGCGTACCGGATCGTCGACGCGGACGACCTGTAG